A region of the Salvelinus namaycush isolate Seneca chromosome 13, SaNama_1.0, whole genome shotgun sequence genome:
aacaacaaattTAATGGCTAATTTATTACGCGAGGCATATTTGATaaaatagaagtttcgtaatggttaggttgttaaTAATCCACTGATCTAAGTGGTCGCACGTGGCATTTCGGCAACTTTGAAAAACGACCTTATATTGGAggcgtgtgaacaacaggcagAAATATCTGCCCTCGTTGGCTAGAATGGACCCAGCTGATCTCGCCGCCTCGCCTGCATCCCAtatttgaggacatgtatttccattgttagaatTGTCACTCGACTATCTTGTCCATGTAAGAACATCTTTGATGTAACTACGCGTTGGCCTCACTGTAAACTGCATCATGGTGTAAACTGCCCTTTTAGGTCATGTACTTGTTTGAATTGAGGCTGTTACTGTAACTACTAGTAAACGAAAATACTTCATACAGTATGGGCATTATATAATGCTAGCTAGCTTGGTAGGCTGGGTAACATGACTGTCTTTAGCCAGGAGTGAAAACGTGGGTAACGCTTCGATCACACCGACAATGTTAATGCATTTTGGCACACCAGAATTACATTAATTTTCAACGAAACGCTACGTTTACGTGCAGTGCGTTGGGCGTGGTGCGtatgttggatttatcgaacgtatgcgtcaaactgtatgcgtagacggcttgacagaaatggtagcagaaggtgaatgttgaacttttgttgcgtacataactgacttgcctagttaaataaaaatacatatccagatgatgctgcgtactatTTCTCGCAAAAAAACTGCCGATGTGTTCGAAGCTTAATTAAGCAAAAGCTTTTCTCAATGCATACGTCTTGCGCATGCATGTCCGTTGTGTAATTAGCTGACATGCCTAGTACTTGTATTTAAAGCATTTCCCTTTTGGTTAGTGTTGCTTATTGATTTGTCACATTTTGATCTAATAATTGTGTGACTTATTTTTTTCAGACACATCATGGCAGAAGATCAAGCAGTGTCTGAACTTGAGAAGAAGGTGGCACGACAGATTGAGGTATATTGTCATAGCAAAATGTATTCTACTGTAGCTGTATAACCAAAGATGGTGGTATTATACTGACAGCTAACCTGGATAATGCTGGTCAACCCTGATTGACATGTTTTTCTTTATCTTCAAAGTACTACTTTGGTGATCACAACCTTCCAAGAGACAAGTTCCTCAAAGAACAGTTGCAGCTCGATGATGGCTGGGTGACCCTGGAGACCATCCTGAAGTTTAACAGGTTTGTGCAATTTACTTTTATTTGCTCAATTGGAATTTGGGACTTAATTCAGCCTacattgttattttttattttttttagattAGTTGCTTGCTTATAACATGATTCCTAACTCTCCCCTCTTTCAGACTGAAATGCTTGACAACCGATCCCAACGTAATTGTTGAGTCTCTGAAAAAATCCAAGTCTGGCCTTTTGGAAATGAGTGAGGATAAAACAAAAATCAGGAGAATTTCAAGCAAGCCTTTACCAGAACTGAATGACGAGTACAAAGATGCCCTCAAACACAAATCTGTGTACATTGTAAGTTGGGGTTTCCAATATTTGAGATGCCACTGATTGAGATCTTACAGCTGTTTTGGAGCCGAACATGTCAAACATGTTCTATGATCTCCCAGAAAGGTTTTCCATTGGAGACAACGCTTGATGAGATTGAGGGGTGGCTGAAAGGGAAAGGCGTCATAGAAAACATTCAGATGAGACGGAACTTGCAAAAGAAGTTCAAGGTAATGTGGCAGGAGATATTTTTTCCCAGTTAAGATTGAACTTTTTGTAATAATAACACACAGCATCtccatccattttcagggctcAGTGTTCCTGACTTTCGACACTGAAGAAGTATCAAAGCAGTTCCTTGAACGCACAGACACCAAATCATTCAAAGAAAATGAAATGATTGTACTCTCAAGGTATGTGGAGGCTTAGCTACCATTGCCAAGTCTCTAAGATGACCTATTGATACTGGTGAAAAATGAATATTAACTCTGCTCTTGTTTTCAGAGAGGACTACCATGCAAAGAAAGCAGAGGATAGAAAACAGTTCAAAGCGGAGTCGAAGGCTAAAGCTAAACAGTGAGCACATTACTGACACTTAATAATGTTCTTTTTGTCTTATGGTAAAGTAAATTGTGCAAAATTAACTGTTTTATAGAGACAAGGACGAAAAACAAAAACATGCAGAGGAAGAGGAAATGGTAAGATCTCTGGAAGTGCAATACTAAATCATTGTATGTTTTGAAGGGGGTCGTCTTCATTAGGACTAAACATTTTGAAACTGGCGTCTGTTCTTATTGGGCTAGTTTGTGTAGTACCCACTCCAATTCAAGATGATTTTCTCCTGTTTGTTCCTATTGAACAGGACCTTTTGTGTGTTGTTTTTCTTCCCTAAACAGGGAGGTTTAAAGTTGCTCACTAGTGGTGCTCTGCTTTATTTTGCATTGTAGAAATCTCTGGACGAGCAGACCGGATGCCTGCTGAAGTTTTCAGGCAACCTTGACAGTGTTTCAAGAGAGGACTTTCACGAGGTGTTCTCAGGTCATGGTCAAATCAAATGGATTGATTTCATCAGGGGTGCCAAAGAGGCAAGAATTGCAATGTAATAAACTATTTGAACCACCCTTAAGTTACACAAATGAAATTGTCATAGGAAATAATGATCAATTATTATTTTAAAGGGTACCATCTTGTTCAGAGTGAGTGCTAAGGAAGCTTTTGATAAGGCCAAAGAAGCAAATGGAGGAAACTTGAAAATTAAAGACAAAGATGTTAcgtgggaggtggtggagggagatgCTGAGAGGGAAACTCTGAAAAAGATAATTGAAGACCAACAGGAATCTCTCAAACAAAGAGGCAGAGGTAACTGATTTCAAAGGGGGGGGGGTAATATTTCttgtctggtctgatggaacattTCCTTTCGCTCTTTACAGGTGGCCGAAAATCaggtgggagaggggggagaggaggacgaAGGGACAGGGGTGGACGTGATGGCAAATCACACTACCAAGGCAGAAAGACCAAATTTGATGATGGTGATAATGATGATGGTAAGAGTTATGTTAATCATGCAATATCAGGATTCTGGTGAGACAAATGTCTCTACCAATCTTCAATGAGAAAATAAACATTGGAACAATTTAGTATCTAATATTTTCCTTTTAACTTCCATTTCTCTAATAGCACCTCCTAGTCCAAAGAAGCGAGCACTGGAAGAAGCGGGCAAAGATGCTGATGCTCCAGCTGCAAAGGTTGTCAAAACTCAGAATGGTTCTTAGAAATGATATGTACTGCACATGTCAATGTAATATTGTATTTGAAAAGAAACTAACTGAAAACAGAACAACTTTATTCCATTCCAGTGGAGGCTTCATGAGAACTGTAGAAAGTCCACCTTGATGTCAACTTAGAAAACAATTTATAATGCAAGATTGGAAACGGTAAATTTCTACCctgaacaatttttttttaatgggtTTGTCTTATTTAATATGGATTTAATTTGTTGACTGCGTCTGAACATATAATTTCAACAGGAGCGTATTATGCTTGTTAGTCACCTCCATACAAAGACGTGCATGTCATTAGAAAGTTGTTCATCATTGCCATTAAATTTTTCCTCAATTATTTTAATCGTGTATACTGTTGAATCCTAAAGCCCAGATCTTGTTCCTTTCTAATTTGCTTTTGTGAATagccaataaaatttgatttttaaAAGTTAGATTCTCGGGCCTATTTTCAAAGCGCTTGGCGTCAGACTAATTTAGACTTTTGTCAACATTACCCCTTAACGATTTCGATTTTGGAACTTGTAGGATGCTGGCAAGTCATATCTTAGCTCTGTCAAGGAGAGAAACACGGGCAGGATTGATTTGTGTACTTGTTCGGCATTTGTTACCTGCTATTACTTCCAAGTTTTACTCCTCCGTCACTTGCTTTCTTCTGTATGTGCTGAAATTCGGCAAAAAGAGAGATTGGACAACCACTTATGACAGAAGTTGATGGAGTAATACACCACGATTGAGTGTTCTGACAACTTACATCTCGTGTTGTTTTGTGACAGTAATATACTGCTGTCATTGCCATAGTTAAAGCGGTCCTCAAACTGCATGTccataacttttttttattttcgaGAAAGCGATCAAGGTTTCTCTActttttttgtttaatttgaaGTGAAAACTTGCCTTGGTTGTGTTTGGTACCAAAAGGGGATTCATTATCACAGTGTCATATTCCTTGGCATATCCATGGGCTCTCAGGAAATGCATGTACACTGGATCAGGTCTTAGAATATCTCCAGTGTATTGTCAATGTCAAACCCAACACACAAACTAAGAACAAGGCAAGTGGTTAGATAATACTCCAGTATAACTTTTCTTCAGTTTTATTTTCTTACCCTGCATCAAGCATTGCTGCACCAATGTTAAGAACTCAGCATCCCAAATCTGCAACCAATTTGCCCTTGATGTCATGTGGATTGTATAAagcatattttattttttatttaactaggcatgtcagttaagaacaaccttatttacaatgacggcctggcaAAAGGAAGGCCTGCGGGGATGGGGTCctgggataaaaaaatatatgaatacaGGACaaaactacataaagagagacctaagatgacagcatagcaaggcagcaacacaacatagcagcacaaaacatggtacaaacattattggtcacagtcaacagcacaaaggtcaagaaggtagaggcaacaatgcagccacaactgtcattaAGAGTGTCCGATTGAGTCTTttaaatgaagagattgagaacTGTCCAGtttgtgtttgttgcagctcgttccagtctctagctgcagcgaattgaaaagaggagcgacccagggatgtgtgtgctttggggacctttaacagaatgtgactggcagaacgggtgtacATGCTTAAAGGAGAAATGTAAATTACTTTAAAGTTAGACAAAGCAATTTCAATTCCAACAAAATTCCAATCTAAGAATTGGAATGCCAACAAATTGGGAAGAGCCAGTAGTGGAGGTTTTGGCAGATCTAAACGTAATGCCGATATGGATGCCTCTGAATTTGACGTTACAGCTTGGCTAATGGGAAAATGCTGCCAtacagtggattcggaaagtattcagaccccttttcccacattttgttacagccttattttaaaattaatTCAATtctttttcccccctcaatctaccccataatgacaaagcaaaaataggcacatttattacaaattaaaaacctaaatattacatttacataagtattcagaccctttactcagtactttgttgaagcacctttggcagcgattacagcctggagtcttgGTTATGATGCAACAAGCTtagcacacatgtatttggggagtttctcccattcttctctgcagatcctcaagttctgtcaggttggatgaagagcgacgctgcacagctattttcagatctctccagagatgttcgatcaggttcaagtccgggctctggctaggccactcaaggacattcagagacttgtcccgaagccactcctgcgttgtcttggctgtgtgcttagggtcgttgtcctattggaaggtgaacctaagccccagtctgaggtcctgagcgctctggagcaagatTATCAAAGATCTCTACTTTGCGCcattcatctttacctcgatcctgactagtctcccagtcgctgccgctgaaaaacaaccccacagcataatgctgctaCTAACATGCTtccctgtagggatggtgccaggtttcctccagatatgacgcttggcattcaggccaaagagttcaattttggtttcatcagaccatagactcttgtttctcatggtcaaagtcctttaggtgccttttggcaaactccaagcgggctgtcttaccttttactgaggggtggcttccgtctggccactctaccataaaggcctgattggtgaagtgctgcttaaatggttgtccttctggaaggttctcccatttccacagaggagctctgtcagggtgaccatcgggttcttggtcacttttctgaccaaggcccttctccccgattgctcagtttggccgagcggccagctctaggaagagcctcggtggttccaaacttcttccatttaagtatgatggaggtgactgttcttgggaaccttcaatgctgcagacattttttggtacccttccccagatctgtgtctcatcACAATCctgtctacggacaattccttcgacctcatggcttggtatttgctctgacaggtgtatgcctttccaaatcatgtccaatcaattgaattgaccacaggtggattccaatcaagttgtagaaacatctcgagaatgatcaatggaaacaggatgcacctgagctaaattgagtctcatagcaaagaatCTGAATActtaaacagaaatatcttatttacttattattttgtatacatttgcaaaaatgtctatacctgtttttgctttgtcattacagggtgtgtgtttgagattttctatttaatacattttagaataaggctaatgtaacaaaatgtggaaaaagtcaaggggccttaatactttctgaatgtactgtatagtTTCTACTAACCTGGGTCTTACTTTCTTTGTCCTCGATTGGGGAAAAAGTGTATTTTAAATGTCTGTCCAGTTGCAGGTTGTTTAATCTCACTTTGGCAGAATGTGTGAAGACTGATAATCTGCCAGGATTGAATGGAATGTGTGAGATACGTGCAGCATTAGTTCTGTTTTGGGGGTTTTCGTCACTGGTTATATGAACATATCAGGGTGAAGGCAGGGATTTAAGTTCTTTGCGTGTGTGCACCCATGGATCTCTAACACAGAGGATAATCACGCAGCTGACCAAATTACATGAGATTTTACTTCTGGGTTAACAGATCACAGGTGGTTCTACAAAAAAATGAATTCAGAAAGATTAAATACACAATTTGTATCGAGTGAAATGCCTCTTGCATGTGTGTAGACAAAAGAAAGCGAGCGAGAGGTTTTTCTCAGCCCAAAATCCATCCacagaaataagaccaaaaagtGAGGAAATGTTGTATGGAGgtcaatagctaggtttccatccaattggcgacagatttccatgtgaatattcaaaaatctgcatTAAAAGGTGCCAAACtgtgaaaatcatgtttttcatcaaATTGGTTGTTATTTTGATGAAACCAGTTCATAGTAGGTTGACCCAGGTATGAAAAATGACAAACTGGTACATTGACATagttgatcataaagttactggttcCTCCCtccggttaagagcattgggccagtaaccaaaaagttgctggttcgaatccccgagcagacTAGGTGAAATCTGTTTGTGCAAAGCACTTAACccgaattgctcctgtaagttgctctggataagattgCTAAATtagtaaaatgtaatgtaaaaagcTTGGATTCAGGAGGCAGGCATTACTTCTGGCTTTATGCTATGTCACGTAAAGCCGAACATTTTATACACCAATGGTAGCGTCTTATAAgcttaactacactgaacaaaaatgtgttggtttcatgggctgaaataaaagatactagaaatgttccatacacgcAAAAAGCTTTgcaaatttggtgc
Encoded here:
- the LOC120057864 gene encoding lupus La protein homolog B-like; amino-acid sequence: MAEDQAVSELEKKVARQIEYYFGDHNLPRDKFLKEQLQLDDGWVTLETILKFNRLKCLTTDPNVIVESLKKSKSGLLEMSEDKTKIRRISSKPLPELNDEYKDALKHKSVYIKGFPLETTLDEIEGWLKGKGVIENIQMRRNLQKKFKGSVFLTFDTEEVSKQFLERTDTKSFKENEMIVLSREDYHAKKAEDRKQFKAESKAKAKQDKDEKQKHAEEEEMKSLDEQTGCLLKFSGNLDSVSREDFHEVFSGHGQIKWIDFIRGAKEGTILFRVSAKEAFDKAKEANGGNLKIKDKDVTWEVVEGDAERETLKKIIEDQQESLKQRGRGGRKSGGRGGRGGRRDRGGRDGKSHYQGRKTKFDDGDNDDAPPSPKKRALEEAGKDADAPAAKVVKTQNGS